From Apium graveolens cultivar Ventura chromosome 9, ASM990537v1, whole genome shotgun sequence, the proteins below share one genomic window:
- the LOC141687312 gene encoding delta(12)-fatty-acid desaturase FAD2-like, with translation MGAGGKMTVPATNGEIKTKHNRAPHSKPPFTLSEIKKVVPPHCFKRSLVRSFSYVVTDVILVFLFYYIASSYFHLIPKPFSYFAWPVYWYFQGCVITGIWVLAHECGHHAFSDYPWLDDTVGFILHSAIVVPYFSWKYSHRRHHSNTNSIERDEVFVPKPKTTIPWYYTYIDNPPGRVMILAVTLLLGWPLYLACNVAGRPYDRYASHFDPYSPIYSNRERLQIFMSDAGVLTMSYVLYRIALVEGFWWIICYFTMPLLVTNAFLVSITYLQHTHPSLPHYDSSEWEWLKGALATVDRDYGILNKVFHHITDTHVAHHLFSNMPHYHATEATEAIKPMLGEYYQSDSLPFYKALWREGKECLYVQEDEDTPEKGVYWYKNTY, from the coding sequence ATGGGTGCGGGAGGAAAAATGACCGTCCCAGCCACAAACGGTGAAATAAAAACAAAGCATAACAGAGCCCCTCATTCAAAACCTCCTTTCACCCTTAGTGAGATCAAAAAAGTTGTCCCTCCACACTGCTTTAAAAGATCCCTCGTTCGATCATTCTCTTACGTTGTTACTGACGTCATCTTGGTCTTTCTCTTCTACTACATTGCCAGCTCTTACTTTCACCTTATTCCTAAGCCTTTCTCATACTTTGCCTGGCCTGTCTATTGGTATTTTCAAGGATGTGTCATCACCGGGATATGGGTTCTTGCTCATGAGTGTGGTCACCATGCATTTAGTGACTACCCGTGGCTCGATGATACAGTTGGTTTCATTCTCCACTCTGCAATTGTAGTTCCTTACTTTTCGTGGAAATATAGTCATAGGCGCCATCACTCTAACACCAACTCTATTGAGAGGGATGAAGTGTTTGTTCCAAAGCCTAAAACTACCATTCCATGGTATTACACTTACATAGACAATCCACCAGGTAGAGTCATGATACTTGCTGTCACACTTCTTCTCGGATGGCCTTTGTACTTGGCTTGCAATGTCGCAGGCAGACCATATGATCGCTATGCATCCCACTTTGATCCTTACAGCCCCATATACAGTAACCGTGAAAGACTGCAGATTTTCATGTCTGATGCAGGAGTTCTCACAATGTCATATGTGCTCTATCGCATTGCTTTAGTTGAAGGATTCTGGTGGATCATATGCTATTTTACAATGCCTTTACTTGTTACAAATGCATTCCTTGTTTCAATCACATACCTGCAGCACACTCATCCTTCACTCCCTCATTATGATTCTTCTGAATGGGAGTGGCTTAAAGGAGCTCTGGCAACTGTTGATAGAGATTACGGAATTTTAAACAAGGTGTTCCATCACATTACCGACACCCATGTAGCTCATCATCTCTTCTCGAATATGCCACATTATCATGCGACGGAGGCAACAGAAGCCATCAAACCAATGCTCGGGGAATATTACCAATCCGACAGTCTTCCTTTCTATAAAGCTTTGTGGAGGGAAGGAAAAGAATGTCTGTATGTTCAAGAAGACGAGGACACTCCAGAGAAAGGGGTGTATTGGTACAAGAACACGTATTAG
- the LOC141684229 gene encoding zinc finger CCCH domain-containing protein 14-like yields the protein MDFEGARKRGRPDASAASFNGSNNAAAFKKSKQEMESFTTGIGSKSKPCTKFFSTSGCPFGEGCHFLHYVPGGIKAVAQMTGNNPVHAAPARNYGQPSFGQPSFPDGSSPPAVKSRLCNKYNSAEGCKFGDKCHFAHGEWELGRPTIPYHEDPRGMGPMLGSRFGSRMEPTPPNHGTATSFGANATAKISVDASLAGAIIGKNGVNSKQICRQTGAKLFIREHESDPNSRNIELEGSFDQIKQASRMVQELIVSIGSASGPPPKSYAMPGTGPANNFKTKLCENFAKGSCTFGDRCHFAHGAEELRKSGI from the exons ATGGATTTTGAAGGTGCCCGAAAGAGAGGAAGGCCTGACGCTTCTGCTGCTTCCTTTAATGGCAGTAATAATGCTGCTGCTTTCAAGAAGTCCAAACAAG AAATGGAGTCCTTTACAACTGGTATAGGAAGCAAATCGAAGCCATGCACAAAGTTTTTCAG CACTTCAGGGTGTCCATTTGGCGAGGGATGTCATTTCTTACATTACGTACCCGGTGGAATCAAAGCCGTGGCCCAGATGACCGGCAACAATCCAGTTCATGCAGCTCCTGCCAGAAATTATGGACAGCCATCATTTGGACAACCTTCATTTCCAGATGGTTCGTCCCCTCCAGCTGTCAAATCCCGTTTGTGCAACAAATACAACTCTGCTGAAGGGTGCAAATTTGGTGACAAATGTCACTTTGCACATGGTGAATGGGAGCTGGGCCGACCAACAATTCCATATCATGAAGACCCTCGTGGCATGGGACCGATGCTTGGTAGCCGGTTTGGTAGCCGCATGGAGCCAACCCCTCCAAACCATGGAACTGCAACAAGCTTTGGGGCTAATGCCACGGCGAAAATTAGCGTTGACGCATCACTTGCTGGAGCGATAATTGGTAAAAATGGTGTTAACTCTAAGCAAATTTGTCGCCAAACAGgggcaaagcttttcattagaGAACACGAGTCTGATCCGAATTCAAGGAACATTGAGCTGGAGGGTAGTTTTGATCAGATTAAACAAGCTAGTCGGATGGTTCAGGAGCTCATCGTGAGCATTGGGTCAGCCTCTGGACCACCACCAAAAAGCTATGCAATGCCTGGTACTGGTCCTGCAAACAATTTTAAGACAAAGCTCTGTGAGAATTTTGCCAAAGGATCGTGCACTTTTGGGGACAGGTGTCACTTTGCACATGGTGCAGAAGAGCTGCGCAAGTCAGGAATTTGA